One part of the Coffea eugenioides isolate CCC68of chromosome 10, Ceug_1.0, whole genome shotgun sequence genome encodes these proteins:
- the LOC113749938 gene encoding terpene synthase 10-like, which yields MMISSLNPLFTTHRSGVIAQQFFASSAAASINSVSSLKIAACSKTKLVDQSPLRQSGNHQLLSWDFNHLQSLRNDYAEEKYVSRCEVLKEQVKMMLDQEMEVVNQLELIDDLQRLGLSYHFGDEITSVLSGIYKRKSMNKMRNQWGLYATCLEFRLLRQHGFDVSQEIFDCFKDEKGDFRPSLCEDSKGMLYLYEASYLESENEESNLEMAGKFAAKTLKKNLDEKRVDQDLVALVQHALELPLHWRMMRLEARWFIDIYEERSNRNPILLELAKLDFNIVQAAHQNDLTSTLRWWRSTCLAEKLTFARDMMVENFFWTVGIISDPQHGNGRRLLTKVVALITAIDDIYDCYGTLDELEIFTTAVERWDVNSIDQLPDCMKICFLALYNFVNEMAYDALKEQGVNIIPYLRKSWADLCKAYLQEAKWFFSGEVPTLQQYLNNAWISISAPAFLVHAYFCVDYPINKDHLQYLDNYHKIIRCSAMILRLTNDLGTSPESEVLNVGDVPKSIRCYMKETGACEEKAREHLRFLIIEAWKQMEEAQTLDSPFSSTFNGIAVNLARMGLCMYQHGDGHGHQNSEPRDRIFALLFEPICCLA from the exons ATGATGATCTCATCACTAAATCCCTTATTCACTACCCACAGAAGTGGTGTTATAGCCCAACAATTTTTTGCATCTTCAGCTGCAGCCTCAATTAACAGTGTCTCATCTCTTAAAATCGCAGCATGCAGCAAAACAAAGCTTGTTGATCAGTCACCATTAAGACAATCAGGAAACCACCAGCTTCTGAGTTGGGATTTCAATCATTTGCAGTCACTAAGGAATGACTATGCT GAGGAAAAGTACGTAAGTCGGTGTGAAGTGCTTAAGGAGCAAGTGAAGATGATGCTAGATCAAGAAATGGAGGTGGTAAATCAGTTAGAGTTAATTGACGACTTACAACGGCTTGGATTATCTTACCATTTTGGAGACGAAATCACCTCAGTTTTAAGTGGAATTTACAAACGGAAGTCGATGAATAAAATGCGGAACCAATGGGGATTATATGCAACATGTCTTGAGTTCAGACTCCTTAGGCAGCATGGTTTTGATGTCTCTCAAG AGATTTTTGATTGTTTCAAGGATGAAAAAGGGGATTTTAGGCCTAGTCTTTGCGAGGATTCGAAGGGAATGCTGTACTTGTATGAAGCTTCATACCTCGAATCAGAAAATGAAGAGAGCAATCTGGAAATGGCAGGAAAGTTTGCTGCAAAAACTCTTAAGAAGAATTTAGATGAAAAGAGAGTTGATCAAGACCTTGTAGCATTAGTTCAACATGCCCTGGAGCTTCCACTCCATTGGAGGATGATGCGTTTGGAGGCAAGGTGGTTCATAGACATATACGAGGAAAGATCAAACAGGAATCCTATTCTGCTTGAGCTTGCAAAACTAGATTTTAATATTGTCCAAGCAGCACATCAGAATGATCTCACATCTACATTAAG ATGGTGGAGAAGTACATGTCTAGCAGAAAAATTGACATTTGCCAGGGACATGATGGTAGAAAATTTCTTCTGGACTGTCGGAATAATTTCAGACCCTCAACATGGAAATGGTAGAAGACTATTGACAAAAGTTGTTGCTTTGATAACTGCTATAGATGATATATATGATTGTTATGGTACTTTGGATGAACTGGAAATCTTCACTACTGCTGTTGAAAG ATGGGATGTCAACTCAATTGATCAACTTCCAGATTGCATGAAAATATGTTTTCTTGCACTCTACAACTTTGTCAATGAAATGGCCTATGATGCTCTAAAAGAACAAGGAGTCAACATCATCCCATACCTAAGAAAATCA TGGGCCGATTTATGCAAAGCATACTTGCAAGAGGCAAAATGGTTTTTCAGTGGAGAAGTACCAACCCTACAGCAATACCTCAATAATGCCTGGATTTCAATATCAGCTCCAGCATTTCTAGTCCATGCTTATTTTTGTGTTGATTATCCCATCAACAAGGATCACCTGCAATACTTGGATAACTATCACAAGATTATTCGTTGTTCAGCAATGATTTTACGGCTCACAAATGATTTAGGAACATCTCCAGAATCG GAGGTGTTGAATGTCGGTGATGTACCAAAATCGATACGATGCTATATGAAGGAGACAGGTGCATGTGAAGAAAAGGCACGGGAACACCTAAGGTTTCTGATCATTGAGGCATGGAAGCAAATGGAAGAAGCTCAAACTTTAGACTCTCCCTTTTCTTCTACATTTAATGGAATTGCAGTTAATCTTGCAAGGATGGGACTATGCATGTACCAGCATGGAGATGGCCATGGCCATCAAAATTCTGAGCCTAGGGATCGTATATTCGCACTGCTTTTTGAGCCCATATGTTGTCTTGCTTAG